In Engraulis encrasicolus isolate BLACKSEA-1 chromosome 24, IST_EnEncr_1.0, whole genome shotgun sequence, a single genomic region encodes these proteins:
- the ttl gene encoding tubulin--tyrosine ligase, with protein sequence MSVPMYTFVLRDDTSSIYAEVSKILLASGKWKRLKKDNPRFNLMLGERNRLPFGRLGHEPGLTQLVNYYRGADKLCRKASLVKIIKTSPELSESPTWFPESYIIYPTNLNTPVAPATNGIGHMKANPKTDEREVFLASYHCRKESGDGTVWIAKSSAGAKGAGILISHDANQLLEFIDNQGQVHIIQKYLERPLLLEPGHRKFDIRSWVLVDHQYNIYLYREGVLRTSSEPYNSTDLEDMTSHLTNHCIQQEHSQNYGRYEEGNEMFFDDFRQYLLNTHNVTLEAAILPQIKQIIRSCLACIEPAISTKHLSYQSFQLFGFDFMVDEDFKVWLIEINGAPACAQKLYPELCQGIVDVAITTVFSLTVDPLSSSPPFSTSPSLNSNNCCSSPKLRAPHQIGPFMKL encoded by the exons ATGAGCGTGCCGATGTACACATTTGTTCTTCGTGATGATACGAGCAGCATCTATGCTGAAGTTTCTAAAATCCTTCTTGCTTCTGGGAAATGGAAAAGACTAAAGAAGGACAACCCGCGATTCAATTTAATGCTGGGGGAACGAAACAGACTTCCATTTGGACGATTAG GCCATGAGCCAGGACTGACCCAGCTCGTGAATTACTACAGAGGAGCTGACAAGCTTTGTCGCAAAGCATCATTGGTCAA GATCATCAAGACCAGCCCAGAGCTGTCGGAGTCCCCTACCTGGTTCCCTGAGTCCTACATCATCTACCCGACCAACCTCAACACGCCAGTCGCCCCAGCCACCAATGGCATTGGTCACATGAAGGCCAACCCCAAGACGGATGAGCGGGAGGTGTTCTTAGCTTCGTACCACTGCAGGAAGGAGAGCGGAGACGGAACGGTGTGGATTGCCAAATCGTCTGCTGGAGCCAAAG GGGCTGGAATTCTGATATCCCATGACGCAAATCAGTTGCTGGAGTTCATTGATAATCAGGGACAAGTCCACATCATTCAGAAATACCTAGAGAGACCTCTACTGTTGGAGCCAGGCCATCGCAAGTTTGACATCCG GAGCTGGGTGCTTGTGGACCATCAGTACAACATCTACCTGTACCGGGAAGGGGTGCTGAGGACGTCCTCGGAGCCGTACAACAGCACAGACCTTGAGGACATGACCAGTCACCTGACTAATCATTGCATCCAGCAGGAGCACTCGCAGAACTACGGCCGCTATGAAGAGGGCAACGAGATGTTCTTCGACGACTTCCGGCAGTACCTCCTCAACACGCACAATGTCACGCTGGAAGCAGCCATTTTACCTCAAATCAAACAGATCATCAG AAGCTGTTTAGCATGCATCGAGCCGGCCATCAGCACAAAGCATCTGTCCTACCAGAGCTTCCAGCTCTTTGGCTTCGACTTCATGGTGGACGAAGACTTCAAAGTGTGGCTCATTGAAATCAACGGAGCACCGGCTTGTGCACA GAAACTGTACCCGGAGCTTTGCCAAGGAATCGTGGACGTTGCCATCACCACTGTCTTCTCTCTGACTGTcgatcccctctcctcctcgcccCCGTTCTCCACATCGCCATCGCTCAACTCCAACAACTGCTGTTCCTCTCCCAAACTACGAGCGCCACATCAAATCGGCCCCTTCATGAAGTTATGA